One segment of Candidatus Obscuribacterales bacterium DNA contains the following:
- a CDS encoding S8 family peptidase, with the protein MDAKTFQNPMQRMLGRAGVEASARGLAPAVWSRILSSRSRSSNRLSSLSRTALQPDDTLRGTLSFTDALNPQRRNRYADDYVLSGLNEGDRIRITLTSNRFDPFLQVIDATNGKVLQQNDDISQTNTNSRINLVAEAGVEYRIRVTSYASFETGAYNLATRALSLAPSNPSNPSNPGTINNFNFSYGYGLVDAAAAVASAAGRAPFTSVPPLGGSAWGLDMLNAPAAWNQGHTGQDIVVAVLDTGVDYNHVDLRGNIWQNPGEIAGNGIDDDGNGYVDDVRGWKFVDSDSNNPMDFEGHGTHVAGIIAGLNNGVGVTGVAHNAKIMPVKVIDGRDDGSYLLFDRNVADGIRYAVDNGAHVVNLSLGNYIGDPDMTRTRAALSYARDAGVVVVMASGNERQEGARRPIQPAYYALDDLGIAVGAVNSSRRVANFSNPAGNVPLDFVVAPGVNIRSTVLRNRYESYSGTSMASPFVAGVAALMMGANPNLSPAQVEEILKATAVIQGVQA; encoded by the coding sequence GTGGATGCAAAAACCTTCCAAAATCCTATGCAGCGGATGCTCGGGCGTGCTGGTGTTGAAGCCTCTGCTCGTGGACTTGCTCCAGCCGTTTGGTCTCGCATTCTGTCATCTCGCAGTCGCTCCTCTAATCGCCTTTCCAGCCTTAGCCGGACAGCACTCCAACCAGATGATACGCTCAGAGGCACCCTTAGTTTCACGGATGCCCTCAACCCTCAACGACGCAATCGCTACGCTGATGACTATGTGCTATCAGGCCTCAATGAGGGCGATCGCATCCGCATTACGCTCACCTCCAACCGCTTCGATCCATTCCTGCAGGTGATTGATGCCACCAACGGCAAAGTACTTCAGCAGAATGATGACATTAGTCAAACGAACACCAACTCCCGCATTAATCTGGTGGCTGAAGCTGGGGTCGAGTATCGCATTCGAGTGACCAGCTATGCTTCGTTTGAAACCGGAGCCTACAACCTTGCTACCCGCGCTCTGTCGCTTGCCCCCTCCAATCCGTCTAATCCGTCTAACCCCGGCACCATCAACAACTTCAACTTTTCCTATGGCTATGGGCTAGTTGACGCTGCTGCTGCTGTCGCCTCAGCGGCGGGTCGAGCTCCCTTTACCAGTGTTCCACCTTTGGGTGGCAGTGCTTGGGGGCTAGATATGCTTAACGCTCCGGCTGCTTGGAACCAAGGTCATACCGGTCAAGATATCGTTGTTGCGGTGTTAGATACCGGCGTGGATTACAACCATGTGGATCTGCGGGGCAATATCTGGCAAAATCCTGGCGAAATTGCCGGAAACGGCATCGATGATGATGGCAATGGTTACGTGGATGATGTGCGGGGCTGGAAGTTTGTCGATAGCGACAGCAACAACCCGATGGATTTTGAAGGGCATGGCACCCATGTCGCCGGAATTATTGCTGGTTTGAACAATGGTGTGGGGGTTACGGGTGTGGCCCACAATGCCAAAATCATGCCCGTGAAAGTGATTGATGGTCGGGATGATGGCTCCTATCTTCTGTTTGACCGCAACGTAGCTGATGGTATCCGCTATGCGGTCGATAACGGTGCTCATGTTGTGAACCTTAGCCTAGGCAACTATATCGGTGATCCAGACATGACCCGCACTCGCGCAGCCCTGTCCTATGCCCGCGATGCGGGTGTGGTTGTGGTAATGGCATCGGGGAATGAACGCCAAGAGGGGGCACGCCGACCGATTCAGCCCGCCTATTATGCCTTGGATGATCTAGGGATTGCGGTGGGTGCGGTGAACTCGTCTCGGCGGGTTGCCAACTTCTCCAATCCAGCCGGTAACGTGCCCCTAGATTTTGTAGTCGCTCCAGGGGTCAACATTCGTTCAACTGTGCTCCGCAATCGCTATGAAAGCTACAGCGGTACATCGATGGCATCGCCATTTGTGGCTGGGGTAGCTGCGTTGATGATGGGTGCAAATCCCAACCTATCGCCGGCACAGGTGGAGGAAATTCTCAAGGCTACCGCAGTAATTCAAGGTGTGCAGGCCTAG
- a CDS encoding DUF6439 family protein: MVHPSQPLIAETLKTAKSEALADWSTLELAQALAERLAIAPHDWHRLKGHRPSRAKAELASAMVYLLSDRPDEALAHLQQASGWLDRSISAPPCPSHGNH, translated from the coding sequence ATGGTACATCCATCCCAACCCCTGATTGCTGAAACGCTAAAAACAGCCAAAAGTGAAGCTCTGGCAGACTGGTCTACCCTCGAATTGGCCCAAGCCCTAGCAGAACGGTTGGCGATCGCGCCCCATGACTGGCATCGTCTCAAGGGACATCGTCCTTCCCGTGCTAAGGCAGAACTGGCTAGCGCGATGGTTTACCTGCTAAGCGATCGCCCCGACGAGGCCCTAGCTCACCTGCAGCAGGCCAGCGGCTGGCTGGATCGATCCATTTCCGCGCCACCCTGTCCTAGCCACGGCAACCATTAA
- a CDS encoding GNAT family N-acetyltransferase, with protein sequence MATESHRTASHRVDITTWYLELLSPDEFRPAWSDRPELTVIQAELPCPELSRFLYASVGGDWHWRDRLTWSYAHWQAYLQQPSVQTWVAYLRGTPAGYVELHHQAEQRNSVELAYFGLLKPFLGQGIGKHLLSTGIQKAWDMGGDRVWVHTCSLDGPYALKNYEARGFKQYQQTHCTETLPLEPIGPWPGAYDDRPTDQPSPSRERSPGI encoded by the coding sequence ATGGCCACCGAATCTCACCGCACCGCATCTCATCGCGTTGACATCACCACTTGGTATTTAGAACTGCTCAGCCCTGACGAGTTTCGCCCCGCTTGGAGCGATCGCCCTGAGCTAACCGTCATCCAAGCCGAACTGCCCTGTCCTGAACTCAGCCGCTTTCTCTACGCCAGCGTTGGCGGTGATTGGCATTGGCGCGATCGCCTCACCTGGAGCTATGCCCACTGGCAAGCCTATCTCCAGCAGCCCTCGGTGCAGACCTGGGTGGCCTACCTGCGGGGCACACCTGCCGGCTATGTAGAACTGCACCACCAGGCGGAGCAGCGCAACAGCGTTGAACTGGCCTATTTTGGCTTACTCAAACCTTTCCTCGGGCAAGGCATTGGCAAACATTTGCTGAGCACGGGCATTCAAAAAGCTTGGGACATGGGGGGCGATCGCGTTTGGGTACATACCTGTTCGCTTGATGGCCCCTATGCGCTGAAAAACTATGAAGCTCGCGGTTTCAAACAGTATCAGCAAACCCACTGCACCGAAACCCTACCCCTAGAACCTATCGGCCCCTGGCCCGGTGCCTATGACGACCGACCGACCGACCAGCCCTCGCCTAGTCGGGAGCGATCGCCTGGCATCTGA
- the asnS gene encoding asparagine--tRNA ligase, with the protein MTLRRIVEILRTGQPDDAVTIRGWVRTKRELKDFTFVDVNDGSSLTGLQVVLNKDLPSYADIIAQINTGAAVEVSGQLVASLGKGQRIEMQGQTITVHGGADPETYPLQKKRHSFEFLRTIGHLRSRTNTLGAVFRVRNACANAIHQFFQERGFMWVHTPLITASDCEGAGELFAVTNLDLQNVPKTKSGDVDYSQDFFGRPAYLTVSGQLEAEIMAMAFSNVYTFGPTFRAENSNTSRHLAEFWMVEPEMAFCNLDGNMDLAEQFLKYLFQRVLDQCPEDMEFFNQRISDTVLSNADAIINSQFERITYTEAIALLEKSDRPFEYPVSWGLDLQSEHERYLAEELFKRPVIVTDYPVEIKAFYMRLSDDGKTVRAMDVLAPGIGEIIGGSQREERLDVLEQRIQAQGMPLEDLWWYRDLRRYGTVEHAGFGLGFERLVQFMTGMANIRDVIPFPRSPLNAEF; encoded by the coding sequence ATGACCCTTCGCCGTATTGTTGAAATCCTTCGAACCGGCCAGCCCGATGATGCCGTCACTATTCGGGGCTGGGTGCGCACCAAGCGTGAACTCAAAGACTTTACCTTTGTGGACGTCAACGACGGCTCCTCCCTCACCGGGCTGCAGGTGGTGCTCAATAAAGACCTGCCCAGCTATGCCGACATCATTGCCCAGATTAATACTGGCGCGGCGGTGGAGGTCAGCGGGCAACTGGTCGCCTCCTTGGGCAAGGGACAGCGCATCGAAATGCAGGGGCAAACCATCACCGTCCATGGCGGTGCCGATCCGGAAACCTATCCATTGCAAAAGAAGCGCCATTCCTTTGAATTTCTGCGCACTATCGGTCATCTGCGATCGCGCACCAACACCCTCGGGGCCGTCTTCCGGGTGCGCAACGCCTGCGCCAACGCCATCCACCAATTTTTCCAAGAGCGCGGCTTCATGTGGGTGCATACACCGTTGATTACCGCTAGTGACTGTGAAGGAGCGGGGGAACTGTTTGCGGTAACCAATCTGGATCTGCAGAACGTTCCCAAAACCAAAAGCGGCGACGTGGACTATAGCCAAGACTTCTTTGGTCGCCCTGCCTACCTCACCGTCAGCGGGCAACTGGAAGCCGAGATCATGGCCATGGCGTTTAGCAATGTCTACACCTTTGGCCCCACCTTCCGCGCCGAAAATTCCAACACCTCCCGCCACCTCGCCGAATTTTGGATGGTGGAGCCGGAGATGGCATTTTGCAACCTGGATGGCAATATGGATCTGGCGGAGCAGTTCCTCAAATACCTATTCCAGCGGGTGCTAGACCAATGCCCTGAAGATATGGAGTTCTTCAATCAACGGATTAGCGATACGGTGCTGTCCAACGCGGATGCAATTATCAACAGCCAGTTTGAACGGATCACCTACACAGAGGCGATCGCCCTCCTAGAAAAAAGCGATCGCCCCTTCGAATATCCAGTCTCCTGGGGACTAGACCTACAGTCGGAACATGAGCGCTACCTGGCCGAAGAGTTGTTCAAACGTCCGGTGATCGTCACCGACTATCCCGTCGAGATCAAAGCCTTCTACATGCGCCTCAGCGATGATGGCAAAACCGTGCGGGCCATGGACGTTTTAGCACCGGGCATCGGTGAAATTATCGGCGGCTCCCAGCGGGAAGAACGGCTCGATGTTCTAGAACAACGCATCCAAGCCCAGGGAATGCCCTTGGAAGACCTTTGGTGGTATCGGGATCTGCGCCGCTATGGCACCGTAGAACATGCGGGCTTTGGCCTCGGATTTGAACGGCTGGTGCAGTTTATGACCGGCATGGCCAACATTCGCGACGTCATCCCCTTTCCGCGATCGCCTCTCAATGCTGAGTTTTAG
- a CDS encoding carbohydrate ABC transporter permease, whose translation MATSNPPFWRYTWTYVVLGAIALAMLLPLLWLVSTAFKSPTEDIFQFPPQFIPQQFTLQNFVTVWNSNPFGQYLKNSVIVAVLTVTLNLLFCSLAAYPLARLDFPGRDATFAAIVATILIPFQIVMIPLYILTVQLGLRNTYLGLIFPAIASAFGIFLLRQAFLGVPKELEEAARVDGCSDLGIWWHIMLPAVRPALVTLAIFVFIGSWSDFLWPLIILDRPEYYTLPLGVAKLAGAFSLDWRLIAAGSVISIAPILALFVIMQRYIVPTDAGSGVKG comes from the coding sequence ATGGCCACCTCCAACCCACCCTTCTGGCGCTATACCTGGACTTACGTCGTCCTAGGAGCGATCGCCCTTGCCATGCTGCTGCCCCTGCTGTGGCTTGTCAGCACCGCGTTTAAGTCACCGACGGAAGATATTTTCCAATTTCCGCCCCAGTTCATTCCCCAACAGTTCACCCTGCAAAACTTCGTGACGGTGTGGAACAGTAACCCCTTTGGGCAATATTTGAAAAACAGCGTCATCGTCGCCGTGCTGACGGTCACCCTCAACCTCCTCTTCTGTTCCCTTGCCGCCTATCCCCTAGCGCGGCTCGACTTTCCTGGACGGGATGCCACCTTCGCAGCGATCGTGGCCACCATTCTGATTCCCTTTCAGATCGTGATGATTCCCCTCTATATCCTCACCGTGCAGCTTGGGCTACGCAACACCTATCTGGGGCTAATCTTTCCAGCGATCGCCTCTGCCTTCGGCATTTTTCTGCTGCGGCAGGCCTTTCTGGGTGTCCCCAAGGAGCTGGAAGAAGCGGCTCGGGTGGATGGTTGCTCTGATCTGGGCATCTGGTGGCACATCATGCTGCCCGCCGTGCGCCCGGCCCTTGTGACCCTGGCGATCTTCGTCTTTATCGGCTCCTGGAGCGATTTCCTCTGGCCCCTGATTATCCTTGATCGCCCCGAATACTACACCCTGCCCCTAGGCGTTGCCAAGCTAGCCGGTGCCTTCTCCCTCGACTGGCGCTTGATCGCCGCCGGTTCTGTCATTTCCATCGCCCCAATTTTGGCCTTATTCGTGATCATGCAGCGCTACATTGTGCCGACAGATGCTGGCAGTGGCGTCAAGGGCTAG
- a CDS encoding class I SAM-dependent methyltransferase, translating into SALENNVAMLKKTHILAFSMLADTLKEANKTLSQPESDTKQVRLQKLVDTIQINIDSLVLWDQTNHRTVEALENGRIRPKTLKPHARFSAEKYDEFYSNQSSKISKLANRSEEPSQQPTSNDINRDLSRNINHGFRVSYGVYLVEVLFGLLAKKNGDQPIRWLDIGCGIGSIINTVNPQRYGCQAWEITGCDMQEGKIELANHYKLPDRQFFPKEAFALLSEMSTQNTPYDIISMFEFLEHLNDPLDFLEKLAKFRSELILIASPLAQVIGKPFTKQPDPVHLWSFSREGLEKMLDIAGLEVVYSAEIRVGSYVGGLDWLTVVCGDKALFKEKRTDWQNFS; encoded by the coding sequence TCAGCATTAGAAAACAATGTTGCCATGCTGAAGAAAACGCATATACTGGCGTTTTCAATGCTGGCAGATACACTAAAAGAAGCCAATAAAACGCTGTCTCAGCCAGAATCTGATACTAAGCAGGTAAGACTTCAAAAACTGGTCGACACCATTCAGATTAATATTGATTCTTTAGTACTTTGGGATCAAACCAACCATCGTACCGTTGAGGCTCTGGAAAATGGTCGTATTCGTCCCAAAACGCTAAAGCCCCATGCCCGGTTTTCGGCTGAAAAGTATGATGAGTTTTACTCCAATCAGAGCAGCAAAATCTCCAAGCTAGCCAATAGGTCAGAAGAACCTTCTCAGCAACCCACCTCCAACGACATTAACCGTGATTTGTCGCGCAACATCAACCATGGCTTTCGAGTGTCCTACGGGGTCTATCTAGTCGAAGTTTTATTTGGCTTACTGGCGAAAAAGAACGGCGATCAGCCCATTCGCTGGTTAGATATTGGCTGTGGGATTGGGTCGATCATCAATACTGTGAACCCTCAGCGTTATGGCTGCCAAGCATGGGAGATTACAGGATGTGATATGCAAGAGGGAAAAATTGAGCTTGCTAACCATTACAAGCTTCCAGATCGTCAGTTTTTCCCGAAGGAAGCTTTTGCCCTGCTGTCTGAGATGTCTACGCAAAATACGCCCTATGACATCATCTCAATGTTTGAATTTCTCGAACATTTAAACGATCCATTAGACTTTTTAGAAAAATTAGCTAAGTTTCGATCAGAATTGATTCTGATTGCATCTCCTCTTGCTCAAGTCATCGGCAAACCATTTACAAAGCAGCCTGATCCTGTGCATCTATGGTCTTTCTCTCGGGAAGGTCTAGAAAAAATGCTAGATATTGCAGGACTGGAAGTGGTTTATTCAGCAGAAATACGAGTGGGGAGCTATGTTGGAGGGTTGGACTGGCTGACGGTTGTGTGTGGTGATAAAGCCCTATTTAAGGAAAAACGCACCGATTGGCAGAACTTCTCATAA